Proteins found in one Cardinium endosymbiont of Culicoides punctatus genomic segment:
- the atpH gene encoding ATP synthase F1 subunit delta, which translates to MAHNNNKRITRYASILLKHAVKNELLEEMKDGILFLQDQFKKNPTLDCVLNNPTIPRSNKYKLLEILCKEAVGSLLWRFVEIIIEQRQIGSLKEILIYSWALYHKHIGIQSARLTTAVALPNNFIERFVEEIKHFVACNQVILEQQIDPSIIGGYILEIGDARIDKSIKHHLHTIQNHFIG; encoded by the coding sequence ATGGCCCATAACAACAATAAAAGGATTACACGATATGCCAGTATCCTGTTGAAACATGCGGTAAAAAATGAGCTACTTGAAGAAATGAAAGATGGAATTCTTTTTCTTCAGGATCAGTTTAAAAAAAATCCTACATTGGATTGTGTACTAAACAATCCTACTATACCTAGATCTAATAAATACAAATTATTAGAAATACTTTGTAAGGAAGCAGTAGGTTCTCTACTGTGGAGATTTGTAGAAATCATTATAGAACAAAGGCAAATAGGTTCTTTAAAAGAGATATTGATATATAGTTGGGCACTATATCACAAACATATTGGTATTCAATCTGCTAGATTGACAACAGCAGTTGCTCTACCAAATAATTTTATAGAACGGTTCGTAGAAGAGATCAAACACTTTGTTGCCTGCAACCAAGTAATATTAGAACAACAAATAGATCCCTCTATTATTGGAGGATATATTCTTGAAATTGGAGACGCTAGAATAGATAAAAGCATAAAGCATCACCTCCATACCATACAAAATCATTTTATTGGTTGA
- the atpF gene encoding F0F1 ATP synthase subunit B, producing MDLITPGLGIIFWQTITFFAVLLVLSKYAWKPILEILKQREDAIAHAIGQIALSEALIKQVVSDKDKLLEEANLERERIIGEALVEKKHIMHQTNQEALKLKEHLLAETRVEISKEEKRALESIKKNMGMLAIQMAEKLLIKELSRNESQLELIERLTVSKSQSS from the coding sequence ATGGATCTGATAACACCTGGTTTAGGTATTATATTTTGGCAAACCATAACTTTCTTTGCTGTGCTTTTAGTATTATCAAAGTATGCCTGGAAACCTATTTTAGAGATATTAAAGCAGCGGGAAGACGCCATAGCACATGCAATAGGACAGATTGCATTATCTGAAGCATTAATAAAACAGGTAGTATCTGATAAAGATAAGTTGTTAGAAGAAGCTAATTTAGAACGTGAACGTATTATTGGTGAAGCACTGGTGGAAAAAAAACACATTATGCATCAAACAAACCAAGAAGCCCTAAAACTGAAAGAACATCTGTTGGCAGAAACTAGGGTTGAAATTTCTAAAGAAGAAAAACGTGCCCTTGAATCGATTAAAAAAAACATGGGCATGCTTGCTATTCAAATGGCTGAAAAACTATTAATCAAAGAGTTAAGTCGAAATGAGTCTCAGTTAGAGCTCATAGAACGGTTAACAGTAAGCAAAAGTCAATCTTCTTAA
- the atpE gene encoding ATP synthase F0 subunit C yields the protein MLALLDASLGFVCAGASIGAGIIALGAGIGIGKIGNAAMEAMSRQPEASSKIQTGMIIACALIEGVALFGVLVCLLAVTK from the coding sequence ATGTTGGCTCTATTAGATGCAAGTTTAGGGTTCGTATGTGCTGGTGCGAGTATTGGTGCAGGAATTATCGCCTTAGGCGCAGGAATTGGAATTGGTAAGATAGGAAATGCTGCTATGGAAGCAATGAGCAGACAGCCAGAAGCAAGTTCAAAAATTCAAACAGGTATGATTATAGCCTGTGCACTCATTGAAGGCGTAGCACTCTTTGGCGTTTTAGTTTGTTTGTTGGCAGTAACAAAGTAA